In a single window of the Panthera leo isolate Ple1 chromosome A1, P.leo_Ple1_pat1.1, whole genome shotgun sequence genome:
- the CA1H5orf63 gene encoding glutaredoxin-like protein C5orf63 homolog has protein sequence MLWFQGNSMQLAKYSFRLLLRNRSASKTVLPVLTLFTKDPCPLCDEAKEVLEAYKNRFILQEVDITLPENSAWYQRYKFDIPVFHLNGQFLMMHRVDISKLEKQLQKLEQQGL, from the exons ATGCTCTGGTTTCAAGGAAATAGCATGCAACTTGCCAAATACTCCTTTCGACTCCTCTTGAGAAATCGTTCTGCCTCTAAGACTGTTCTGCCTGTGCTGACCTTATTTACAAAG GATCCATGCCCCCTTTGTGATGAAGCCAAGGAAGTGCTGGAGGCTTATAAAAACAGG tttattttacaGGAGGTGGACATCACACTTCCAGAAAACTCTGCTTGGTATCAAAGGTATAAATTTGACATCCCCGTCTTTCATTTGAATGGCCAGTTTCTGATGATGCATCGAGTAGACATCTCAAAACTTGAAAAGCAGCTCCAGAAACTTGAGCAGCAAGGTTTATGA